Proteins from a single region of Diorhabda sublineata isolate icDioSubl1.1 chromosome 2, icDioSubl1.1, whole genome shotgun sequence:
- the LOC130452793 gene encoding interference hedgehog-like isoform X4 — protein sequence MDGNHIFNIVTILVVMFFDTVMLDAMYMVSNPEPIAFPEGFETALTCDMNIEPDKFEWKFYPTDSPYNSNAFIDLSNSTFHLISENRYNKQRKKSTLMIQVSGPHIAGDYQCLAYYGAYVVASIPWRLTIAQLKEFPRQDSVDTTVTVGNTIIWRCLVPESNPEASIEYLKKGELVNYRYQKNQTKSLILPNVNADDTGIYTCRATNTIKNVDSYAHLNLRVVNNAPHKSPYFISEPKKTYTVLKGDTVSLECSAVGNPIPKVVWFKKNGQLPTNRIKMINGSLIINNVISSDEAIYVCNHTNSYGTISREITLIYNEEPSIDCPTNKTDPKQGEFLDLICTVRGVPPPHNAWFLNGFSVLNDSLVEVRDNRINFTRVEKRHAGNLQLFARNVVKTVYSSIMISVIPLGSIDTFIAPTRPHKKHSSKRPPKRPSKPPKLIPPSKPVITRMDDESVVVRWNVSQDTGLPISFFKVQYRELGPANSNAHNGSSRPSRWKTTNVDIQPNIRNYDITNLKPDYIYRFRIAAVYQNNDNKLSPNSDKFHLERYDFDDRNPLPTPIIIETETVSTTAVKIHWKCDNPKNVQIDGFYISFISASTAGDYMKATADGKDTREYVITHLQPDSIYDVKLQSFNSKYASDFSGIMKAKTGALQLVSTTTTQLPSQPTSRGEKSEFSLYVIVAGVVIGCALLVCAITVIFVCRKWQQKKSVDNRDKTIGEDHTLQLDGNEYVVVSPKSNGHTPNRITITANPLADADNKVRNF from the exons ATGGATGGAAACCATATTTTCAACATCGTCACTATTCTAGTGGTGATGTTCTTCGATACAGTGATGTTAG aCGCTATGTATATGGTTTCGAATCCAGAACCTATAGCGTTTCCCGAAGGTTTTGAAACTGCTTTGACGTGCGATATGAATATAGAACCAGAtaaatttgaatggaaattttatCCAACTGACAGTCCGTACAACTCGAATGCTTTCATTGATCTTAGCAATTCTACATTCCATCTTATATCtgaaaatagatataataaaCAGAGAAAAAAGTCTACCCTTATGATACAG gtgAGCGGCCCCCATATAGCTGGTGATTATCAGTGTTTAGCTTATTATGGAGCTTACGTTGTAGCTTCTATACCATGGAGGCTCACTATAGCCCAATTGAAAGAATTTCCTAGACAAGACAGTGTCGATACTACGGTTACAGTTGGTAACACAATAATCTGGAGATGTTTAGTACCTGAATCAAATCCGGAAGCTTCTATAGAATACCTAAAGAAAGGAGAATTAGTGAATTATCGTTATCAGAAAAATCAGACAAAGTCATTAATATTACCTAATGTAAATGCGGATGATACTGGAATTTATACTTGTAGAGCAAcaaatactattaaaaatgtcgatTCATATGCTCATTTGAACTTGAGAGTTGTGAATAACGCACCTCATAAATCACCCTATTTTATTTCTGAACCGAAGAAGACATATACAGTTCTGAAAG gTGATACAGTTTCTTTGGAGTGTTCCGCAGTAGGAAATCCCATCCCAAAAGTGGTTTGGTTCAAGAAAAATGGTCAGTTACCTACAAACCGCATCAAAATGATCAACGGTAGTCTGATAATCAATAACGTTATATCATCAGACGAAGCCATCTATGTCTGTAACCATACCAACTCTTATGGTACCATATCCCGTGAAATAACTCTCATATATAATGAAGAACCTAGCATAGATTGCCCCACAAACAAAACGGATCCAAAGCAAGGAGAGTTTTTGGACTTGATTTGTACTGTTAGAGGTGTACCGCCACCGCATAACGCTTGGTTTCTCAACGGTTTTTCAGTATTGAATGATAGTTTGGTTGAAGTAAGGGacaatagaataaattttactcGAGTAGAGAAAAGACATGCTGGTAATCTGCAATTATTTGCTAGGAATGTTGTGAAAACTGTGTACAGCAGTATAATGATAAGTGTAATCCCTTTGGGATCTATCGATACATTCATTGCACCAACAAGACCTCATAAAAA ACACTCATCAAAACGACCTCCGAAGCGGCCCTCTAAACCCCCAAAGTTAATTCCGCCCAGCAAACCAGTAATAACTCGTATGGATGATGAATCAGTTGTTGTCCGTTGGAATGTTTCTCAAGATACGGGTTTGCcgatatcattttttaaagttCAATATAGAGAATTGGGACCAGCCAATTCCAATGCGCATAATGGAAGCAGTAGACCAAGTCGATGGAAAACAACAAATGTTGATATACAACCTAACATTAGAAATTACGATATTACCAATTTAAAGCCGGATTATATTTATAG aTTCAGAATAGCAGCAGTTTATCAAAATAACGATAATAAATTGAGTCCCAACTCTGATAAATTCCACTTGGAAAGATACGATTTTGATGATAGGAATCCTCTTCCAACTCCAATTATAATAGAAACGGAAACTGTTAGTACCACTGCTGTCAAAATTCATTGGAAG TGTGATAACCCCAAGAACGTTCAAATAGATggtttttatatcagttttataTCAGCTTCCACTGCTGGAGATTATATGAAAGCTACTGCCGATGGGAAAGATACAAGAGAATATGTTATAACACATTTACAGCCTGATTCGATATACGATGTGAAACTGCAAagttttaattctaaatatgCTAGTGACTTCAGTGGAATTATGAAAGCTAAAACTGGTG cACTTCAATTAGTTTCGACCACAACCACTCAACTTCCAAGTCAACCAACATCGAGAGGAGAAAAATCCGAATTCAGTTTATATGTAATTGTTGCTGGTGTTGTAATTGGATGTGCACTACTAGTTTGTGCTATTACAGTTATATTCGTTTGTAGAAAATGGCAACAGAAAAAATCTG TTGACAATAGAGACAAAACGATAGGAGAGGATCATACTCTTCAATTGGACGGTAATGAATATGTTGTAGTTAGTCCAAAATCAAACGGTCATACTCCCAATAGGATAACAATCACCGCTAATCCGCTCGCTGACGCGGACAACAAGGTGAg AAATTTCTAG
- the LOC130452793 gene encoding interference hedgehog-like isoform X1, protein MDGNHIFNIVTILVVMFFDTVMLDAMYMVSNPEPIAFPEGFETALTCDMNIEPDKFEWKFYPTDSPYNSNAFIDLSNSTFHLISENRYNKQRKKSTLMIQVSGPHIAGDYQCLAYYGAYVVASIPWRLTIAQLKEFPRQDSVDTTVTVGNTIIWRCLVPESNPEASIEYLKKGELVNYRYQKNQTKSLILPNVNADDTGIYTCRATNTIKNVDSYAHLNLRVVNNAPHKSPYFISEPKKTYTVLKGDTVSLECSAVGNPIPKVVWFKKNGQLPTNRIKMINGSLIINNVISSDEAIYVCNHTNSYGTISREITLIYNEEPSIDCPTNKTDPKQGEFLDLICTVRGVPPPHNAWFLNGFSVLNDSLVEVRDNRINFTRVEKRHAGNLQLFARNVVKTVYSSIMISVIPLGSIDTFIAPTRPHKKHSSKRPPKRPSKPPKLIPPSKPVITRMDDESVVVRWNVSQDTGLPISFFKVQYRELGPANSNAHNGSSRPSRWKTTNVDIQPNIRNYDITNLKPDYIYRFRIAAVYQNNDNKLSPNSDKFHLERYDFDDRNPLPTPIIIETETVSTTAVKIHWKCDNPKNVQIDGFYISFISASTAGDYMKATADGKDTREYVITHLQPDSIYDVKLQSFNSKYASDFSGIMKAKTGALQLVSTTTTQLPSQPTSRGEKSEFSLYVIVAGVVIGCALLVCAITVIFVCRKWQQKKSVDNRDKTIGEDHTLQLDGNEYVVVSPKSNGHTPNRITITANPLADADNKNQNMIEMSCLSAHSQNNNCASATVRQESTSGSGGAPRNHDMPPSSPINSKERKKNIIDKSTNSRNKNISVENVSSSGENYV, encoded by the exons ATGGATGGAAACCATATTTTCAACATCGTCACTATTCTAGTGGTGATGTTCTTCGATACAGTGATGTTAG aCGCTATGTATATGGTTTCGAATCCAGAACCTATAGCGTTTCCCGAAGGTTTTGAAACTGCTTTGACGTGCGATATGAATATAGAACCAGAtaaatttgaatggaaattttatCCAACTGACAGTCCGTACAACTCGAATGCTTTCATTGATCTTAGCAATTCTACATTCCATCTTATATCtgaaaatagatataataaaCAGAGAAAAAAGTCTACCCTTATGATACAG gtgAGCGGCCCCCATATAGCTGGTGATTATCAGTGTTTAGCTTATTATGGAGCTTACGTTGTAGCTTCTATACCATGGAGGCTCACTATAGCCCAATTGAAAGAATTTCCTAGACAAGACAGTGTCGATACTACGGTTACAGTTGGTAACACAATAATCTGGAGATGTTTAGTACCTGAATCAAATCCGGAAGCTTCTATAGAATACCTAAAGAAAGGAGAATTAGTGAATTATCGTTATCAGAAAAATCAGACAAAGTCATTAATATTACCTAATGTAAATGCGGATGATACTGGAATTTATACTTGTAGAGCAAcaaatactattaaaaatgtcgatTCATATGCTCATTTGAACTTGAGAGTTGTGAATAACGCACCTCATAAATCACCCTATTTTATTTCTGAACCGAAGAAGACATATACAGTTCTGAAAG gTGATACAGTTTCTTTGGAGTGTTCCGCAGTAGGAAATCCCATCCCAAAAGTGGTTTGGTTCAAGAAAAATGGTCAGTTACCTACAAACCGCATCAAAATGATCAACGGTAGTCTGATAATCAATAACGTTATATCATCAGACGAAGCCATCTATGTCTGTAACCATACCAACTCTTATGGTACCATATCCCGTGAAATAACTCTCATATATAATGAAGAACCTAGCATAGATTGCCCCACAAACAAAACGGATCCAAAGCAAGGAGAGTTTTTGGACTTGATTTGTACTGTTAGAGGTGTACCGCCACCGCATAACGCTTGGTTTCTCAACGGTTTTTCAGTATTGAATGATAGTTTGGTTGAAGTAAGGGacaatagaataaattttactcGAGTAGAGAAAAGACATGCTGGTAATCTGCAATTATTTGCTAGGAATGTTGTGAAAACTGTGTACAGCAGTATAATGATAAGTGTAATCCCTTTGGGATCTATCGATACATTCATTGCACCAACAAGACCTCATAAAAA ACACTCATCAAAACGACCTCCGAAGCGGCCCTCTAAACCCCCAAAGTTAATTCCGCCCAGCAAACCAGTAATAACTCGTATGGATGATGAATCAGTTGTTGTCCGTTGGAATGTTTCTCAAGATACGGGTTTGCcgatatcattttttaaagttCAATATAGAGAATTGGGACCAGCCAATTCCAATGCGCATAATGGAAGCAGTAGACCAAGTCGATGGAAAACAACAAATGTTGATATACAACCTAACATTAGAAATTACGATATTACCAATTTAAAGCCGGATTATATTTATAG aTTCAGAATAGCAGCAGTTTATCAAAATAACGATAATAAATTGAGTCCCAACTCTGATAAATTCCACTTGGAAAGATACGATTTTGATGATAGGAATCCTCTTCCAACTCCAATTATAATAGAAACGGAAACTGTTAGTACCACTGCTGTCAAAATTCATTGGAAG TGTGATAACCCCAAGAACGTTCAAATAGATggtttttatatcagttttataTCAGCTTCCACTGCTGGAGATTATATGAAAGCTACTGCCGATGGGAAAGATACAAGAGAATATGTTATAACACATTTACAGCCTGATTCGATATACGATGTGAAACTGCAAagttttaattctaaatatgCTAGTGACTTCAGTGGAATTATGAAAGCTAAAACTGGTG cACTTCAATTAGTTTCGACCACAACCACTCAACTTCCAAGTCAACCAACATCGAGAGGAGAAAAATCCGAATTCAGTTTATATGTAATTGTTGCTGGTGTTGTAATTGGATGTGCACTACTAGTTTGTGCTATTACAGTTATATTCGTTTGTAGAAAATGGCAACAGAAAAAATCTG TTGACAATAGAGACAAAACGATAGGAGAGGATCATACTCTTCAATTGGACGGTAATGAATATGTTGTAGTTAGTCCAAAATCAAACGGTCATACTCCCAATAGGATAACAATCACCGCTAATCCGCTCGCTGACGCGGACAACAAG AATCAGAACATGATAGAGATGTCTTGTTTGAGTGCTCATTCGCAAAATAATAACTGCGCAAGCGCCACTGTCCGTCAAGAATCCACATCCGGCTCAGGAGGGGCCCCTCGGAACCATGACATGCCCCCCTCATCGCCTATCAACTCGAAAGAGCGAAAGAAGAATATTATAGATAAAAGTACTAATAgcagaaataaaaacatatctGTCGAAAACGTTTCTTCTTCCGGGGAAAATTACGTTTAA
- the LOC130452793 gene encoding interference hedgehog-like isoform X3, which translates to MDGNHIFNIVTILVVMFFDTVMLDAMYMVSNPEPIAFPEGFETALTCDMNIEPDKFEWKFYPTDSPYNSNAFIDLSNSTFHLISENRYNKQRKKSTLMIQVSGPHIAGDYQCLAYYGAYVVASIPWRLTIAQLKEFPRQDSVDTTVTVGNTIIWRCLVPESNPEASIEYLKKGELVNYRYQKNQTKSLILPNVNADDTGIYTCRATNTIKNVDSYAHLNLRVVNNAPHKSPYFISEPKKTYTVLKGDTVSLECSAVGNPIPKVVWFKKNGQLPTNRIKMINGSLIINNVISSDEAIYVCNHTNSYGTISREITLIYNEEPSIDCPTNKTDPKQGEFLDLICTVRGVPPPHNAWFLNGFSVLNDSLVEVRDNRINFTRVEKRHAGNLQLFARNVVKTVYSSIMISVIPLGSIDTFIAPTRPHKKHSSKRPPKRPSKPPKLIPPSKPVITRMDDESVVVRWNVSQDTGLPISFFKVQYRELGPANSNAHNGSSRPSRWKTTNVDIQPNIRNYDITNLKPDYIYRFRIAAVYQNNDNKLSPNSDKFHLERYDFDDRNPLPTPIIIETETVSTTAVKIHWKCDNPKNVQIDGFYISFISASTAGDYMKATADGKDTREYVITHLQPDSIYDVKLQSFNSKYASDFSGIMKAKTGALQLVSTTTTQLPSQPTSRGEKSEFSLYVIVAGVVIGCALLVCAITVIFVCRKWQQKKSVDNRDKTIGEDHTLQLDGNEYVVVSPKSNGHTPNRITITANPLADADNKVRIRT; encoded by the exons ATGGATGGAAACCATATTTTCAACATCGTCACTATTCTAGTGGTGATGTTCTTCGATACAGTGATGTTAG aCGCTATGTATATGGTTTCGAATCCAGAACCTATAGCGTTTCCCGAAGGTTTTGAAACTGCTTTGACGTGCGATATGAATATAGAACCAGAtaaatttgaatggaaattttatCCAACTGACAGTCCGTACAACTCGAATGCTTTCATTGATCTTAGCAATTCTACATTCCATCTTATATCtgaaaatagatataataaaCAGAGAAAAAAGTCTACCCTTATGATACAG gtgAGCGGCCCCCATATAGCTGGTGATTATCAGTGTTTAGCTTATTATGGAGCTTACGTTGTAGCTTCTATACCATGGAGGCTCACTATAGCCCAATTGAAAGAATTTCCTAGACAAGACAGTGTCGATACTACGGTTACAGTTGGTAACACAATAATCTGGAGATGTTTAGTACCTGAATCAAATCCGGAAGCTTCTATAGAATACCTAAAGAAAGGAGAATTAGTGAATTATCGTTATCAGAAAAATCAGACAAAGTCATTAATATTACCTAATGTAAATGCGGATGATACTGGAATTTATACTTGTAGAGCAAcaaatactattaaaaatgtcgatTCATATGCTCATTTGAACTTGAGAGTTGTGAATAACGCACCTCATAAATCACCCTATTTTATTTCTGAACCGAAGAAGACATATACAGTTCTGAAAG gTGATACAGTTTCTTTGGAGTGTTCCGCAGTAGGAAATCCCATCCCAAAAGTGGTTTGGTTCAAGAAAAATGGTCAGTTACCTACAAACCGCATCAAAATGATCAACGGTAGTCTGATAATCAATAACGTTATATCATCAGACGAAGCCATCTATGTCTGTAACCATACCAACTCTTATGGTACCATATCCCGTGAAATAACTCTCATATATAATGAAGAACCTAGCATAGATTGCCCCACAAACAAAACGGATCCAAAGCAAGGAGAGTTTTTGGACTTGATTTGTACTGTTAGAGGTGTACCGCCACCGCATAACGCTTGGTTTCTCAACGGTTTTTCAGTATTGAATGATAGTTTGGTTGAAGTAAGGGacaatagaataaattttactcGAGTAGAGAAAAGACATGCTGGTAATCTGCAATTATTTGCTAGGAATGTTGTGAAAACTGTGTACAGCAGTATAATGATAAGTGTAATCCCTTTGGGATCTATCGATACATTCATTGCACCAACAAGACCTCATAAAAA ACACTCATCAAAACGACCTCCGAAGCGGCCCTCTAAACCCCCAAAGTTAATTCCGCCCAGCAAACCAGTAATAACTCGTATGGATGATGAATCAGTTGTTGTCCGTTGGAATGTTTCTCAAGATACGGGTTTGCcgatatcattttttaaagttCAATATAGAGAATTGGGACCAGCCAATTCCAATGCGCATAATGGAAGCAGTAGACCAAGTCGATGGAAAACAACAAATGTTGATATACAACCTAACATTAGAAATTACGATATTACCAATTTAAAGCCGGATTATATTTATAG aTTCAGAATAGCAGCAGTTTATCAAAATAACGATAATAAATTGAGTCCCAACTCTGATAAATTCCACTTGGAAAGATACGATTTTGATGATAGGAATCCTCTTCCAACTCCAATTATAATAGAAACGGAAACTGTTAGTACCACTGCTGTCAAAATTCATTGGAAG TGTGATAACCCCAAGAACGTTCAAATAGATggtttttatatcagttttataTCAGCTTCCACTGCTGGAGATTATATGAAAGCTACTGCCGATGGGAAAGATACAAGAGAATATGTTATAACACATTTACAGCCTGATTCGATATACGATGTGAAACTGCAAagttttaattctaaatatgCTAGTGACTTCAGTGGAATTATGAAAGCTAAAACTGGTG cACTTCAATTAGTTTCGACCACAACCACTCAACTTCCAAGTCAACCAACATCGAGAGGAGAAAAATCCGAATTCAGTTTATATGTAATTGTTGCTGGTGTTGTAATTGGATGTGCACTACTAGTTTGTGCTATTACAGTTATATTCGTTTGTAGAAAATGGCAACAGAAAAAATCTG TTGACAATAGAGACAAAACGATAGGAGAGGATCATACTCTTCAATTGGACGGTAATGAATATGTTGTAGTTAGTCCAAAATCAAACGGTCATACTCCCAATAGGATAACAATCACCGCTAATCCGCTCGCTGACGCGGACAACAAGGTGAg AATCAGAACATGA
- the LOC130452793 gene encoding interference hedgehog-like isoform X2: MDGNHIFNIVTILVVMFFDTVMLDAMYMVSNPEPIAFPEGFETALTCDMNIEPDKFEWKFYPTDSPYNSNAFIDLSNSTFHLISENRYNKQRKKSTLMIQVSGPHIAGDYQCLAYYGAYVVASIPWRLTIAQLKEFPRQDSVDTTVTVGNTIIWRCLVPESNPEASIEYLKKGELVNYRYQKNQTKSLILPNVNADDTGIYTCRATNTIKNVDSYAHLNLRVVNNAPHKSPYFISEPKKTYTVLKGDTVSLECSAVGNPIPKVVWFKKNGQLPTNRIKMINGSLIINNVISSDEAIYVCNHTNSYGTISREITLIYNEEPSIDCPTNKTDPKQGEFLDLICTVRGVPPPHNAWFLNGFSVLNDSLVEVRDNRINFTRVEKRHAGNLQLFARNVVKTVYSSIMISVIPLGSIDTFIAPTRPHKKHSSKRPPKRPSKPPKLIPPSKPVITRMDDESVVVRWNVSQDTGLPISFFKVQYRELGPANSNAHNGSSRPSRWKTTNVDIQPNIRNYDITNLKPDYIYRFRIAAVYQNNDNKLSPNSDKFHLERYDFDDRNPLPTPIIIETETVSTTAVKIHWKCDNPKNVQIDGFYISFISASTAGDYMKATADGKDTREYVITHLQPDSIYDVKLQSFNSKYASDFSGIMKAKTGALQLVSTTTTQLPSQPTSRGEKSEFSLYVIVAGVVIGCALLVCAITVIFVCRKWQQKKSVDNRDKTIGEDHTLQLDGNEYVVVSPKSNGHTPNRITITANPLADADNKKFLARLFSRIRT; encoded by the exons ATGGATGGAAACCATATTTTCAACATCGTCACTATTCTAGTGGTGATGTTCTTCGATACAGTGATGTTAG aCGCTATGTATATGGTTTCGAATCCAGAACCTATAGCGTTTCCCGAAGGTTTTGAAACTGCTTTGACGTGCGATATGAATATAGAACCAGAtaaatttgaatggaaattttatCCAACTGACAGTCCGTACAACTCGAATGCTTTCATTGATCTTAGCAATTCTACATTCCATCTTATATCtgaaaatagatataataaaCAGAGAAAAAAGTCTACCCTTATGATACAG gtgAGCGGCCCCCATATAGCTGGTGATTATCAGTGTTTAGCTTATTATGGAGCTTACGTTGTAGCTTCTATACCATGGAGGCTCACTATAGCCCAATTGAAAGAATTTCCTAGACAAGACAGTGTCGATACTACGGTTACAGTTGGTAACACAATAATCTGGAGATGTTTAGTACCTGAATCAAATCCGGAAGCTTCTATAGAATACCTAAAGAAAGGAGAATTAGTGAATTATCGTTATCAGAAAAATCAGACAAAGTCATTAATATTACCTAATGTAAATGCGGATGATACTGGAATTTATACTTGTAGAGCAAcaaatactattaaaaatgtcgatTCATATGCTCATTTGAACTTGAGAGTTGTGAATAACGCACCTCATAAATCACCCTATTTTATTTCTGAACCGAAGAAGACATATACAGTTCTGAAAG gTGATACAGTTTCTTTGGAGTGTTCCGCAGTAGGAAATCCCATCCCAAAAGTGGTTTGGTTCAAGAAAAATGGTCAGTTACCTACAAACCGCATCAAAATGATCAACGGTAGTCTGATAATCAATAACGTTATATCATCAGACGAAGCCATCTATGTCTGTAACCATACCAACTCTTATGGTACCATATCCCGTGAAATAACTCTCATATATAATGAAGAACCTAGCATAGATTGCCCCACAAACAAAACGGATCCAAAGCAAGGAGAGTTTTTGGACTTGATTTGTACTGTTAGAGGTGTACCGCCACCGCATAACGCTTGGTTTCTCAACGGTTTTTCAGTATTGAATGATAGTTTGGTTGAAGTAAGGGacaatagaataaattttactcGAGTAGAGAAAAGACATGCTGGTAATCTGCAATTATTTGCTAGGAATGTTGTGAAAACTGTGTACAGCAGTATAATGATAAGTGTAATCCCTTTGGGATCTATCGATACATTCATTGCACCAACAAGACCTCATAAAAA ACACTCATCAAAACGACCTCCGAAGCGGCCCTCTAAACCCCCAAAGTTAATTCCGCCCAGCAAACCAGTAATAACTCGTATGGATGATGAATCAGTTGTTGTCCGTTGGAATGTTTCTCAAGATACGGGTTTGCcgatatcattttttaaagttCAATATAGAGAATTGGGACCAGCCAATTCCAATGCGCATAATGGAAGCAGTAGACCAAGTCGATGGAAAACAACAAATGTTGATATACAACCTAACATTAGAAATTACGATATTACCAATTTAAAGCCGGATTATATTTATAG aTTCAGAATAGCAGCAGTTTATCAAAATAACGATAATAAATTGAGTCCCAACTCTGATAAATTCCACTTGGAAAGATACGATTTTGATGATAGGAATCCTCTTCCAACTCCAATTATAATAGAAACGGAAACTGTTAGTACCACTGCTGTCAAAATTCATTGGAAG TGTGATAACCCCAAGAACGTTCAAATAGATggtttttatatcagttttataTCAGCTTCCACTGCTGGAGATTATATGAAAGCTACTGCCGATGGGAAAGATACAAGAGAATATGTTATAACACATTTACAGCCTGATTCGATATACGATGTGAAACTGCAAagttttaattctaaatatgCTAGTGACTTCAGTGGAATTATGAAAGCTAAAACTGGTG cACTTCAATTAGTTTCGACCACAACCACTCAACTTCCAAGTCAACCAACATCGAGAGGAGAAAAATCCGAATTCAGTTTATATGTAATTGTTGCTGGTGTTGTAATTGGATGTGCACTACTAGTTTGTGCTATTACAGTTATATTCGTTTGTAGAAAATGGCAACAGAAAAAATCTG TTGACAATAGAGACAAAACGATAGGAGAGGATCATACTCTTCAATTGGACGGTAATGAATATGTTGTAGTTAGTCCAAAATCAAACGGTCATACTCCCAATAGGATAACAATCACCGCTAATCCGCTCGCTGACGCGGACAACAAG AAATTTCTAGCTCGGTTGTTTTCCAGAATCAGAACATGA